From the genome of Rana temporaria chromosome 8, aRanTem1.1, whole genome shotgun sequence:
ggacgtaagcctaacgtaaacagcgtagcgggcgcaagtacgttcgtgaatcggcgtatctacctaatttaaatattcaatgcgtaaatctacggaagcgccccttgcgggcagcgtaaatatgcacccaagaaacgacggcgtaggagacttacgccgctcgtatcttggccaaatctatgcgtaactgattctaagaatcaggcgcatagatacgacggctcgcattcggacttacgacagcctacgtggagatacgccgtcgtaagtcctttgagaatctggccctattttctTATTCCTTAGTGAATGATCTgtcacactaaggcctcgtacacacgataggttaaccacgggacaacggtctgaaggaccgttttcatcggtccaaaccgatcgtgtgtaggccccataggttatttaaccttcagataaaaaaatgtcaacttgctttaaaatttaaattgctaaccgataggtcaaaaccgatcgttagtacgcacaaccatcggttaaaaatccacgcatgctcagaatcaagtcgacgcatgcttggaagcattgaacttcgttttttttcagcacgtcgtcgtgttttacgtcaccgcgttctgacacgatcggtttttaaaccgatggtgtgtgggcgcgacggaccatcagtcagcttcatcggttaaccattgACCGTtattatcggatggactgatcgtgtgtacgaggcttagggCTCCTCTCCGATTTGTGAAGTCTCTGGTGGACCTCAAATTTAGATTTCGTAGTAAATGATCTGTCACACTAGAAACATGAATAGGGCCTTTCTTTGGGGGGAAAAGTCTGGTGGGCCTTaagtttttattacttacaggttgaaaaaaagtgttttcaaaTGTTTGGAGCTCCTAATGTTTAGCGAGATCCCTATCGTGTGAGAATCATCTgcttagaacagaatagaaaatgaaATGGGCTTCTCGTTGGCAAGAAGTCTCTGGTCTGTCTAGGAACATGAAAAATGGCTCTTCTCCGTTGTGAAGACTCTGTTGGACCTCAAGTTATAATTTCATAGTGAATGATCTGTCACACTAGGAACATGAATAGGTCTTTTCTCTGGTGTCAAATATCTAGTAGATTCTGCTTTAGTACTGAATTATTTGTCACACTAGGAATATGAAAAGGGGATTTGTTGGTTGTAAAGTCTCTGGTGGACCTCAAGTTGTCTCTTTCTTTTGAAACTGTACTCTCCAAAATGGCTCTTAACTGCTGTGAACACTTTGGTGCCTAATGAGCTTGGATTTTGTAACGAACGACTGCTCACACTTGGAACAGTCATAGGGTgtttcacccgtgtgaattctttgGTGCTTTGCAAGAAGTGACTTTGTGATGAAGACTTTCTCACAATCCGAGCATGCGAAGGTTTCTCCGGTGTGTAGTCTCTGATGTTGAGAAAAGTAACTTTTGGACCTAAATGCTTTCCCACACTCCGAGCAGGTATAAGTATGCTCactcgtgtgaattctctggtgtttaacTAGATATTCTTTCGTTTTGAACGtttttccgcactctgaacatgaaaacgtCTTCTCAGCGGAGTGAAGTTTCAAATGGAAACGAAGTGATCCTTTTTCTTTAAAACACTTTTCACATTCAGGACATGAAAAGGGCTTCTCACCGGTGTGAACTCTCAGGTGGTTCACAAGCTGCGACTTATTTCcaaaacatttctcgcactctgaacatgaaaagacCTTCTTCCTTCTATGTGTTCTGTGTTCTTTACAGTGTTTATAAAATTCTCGCCTTGATTCAAACATTAACTGGCACACTGAACATGAGAAGTGATTTATGTGAAGTTTCCAATGTTGGTCAAGGGAGAATTTCTGTTTGAAATCTTTCCCACACTCTGTACAGCAAAATGGCCGTTCGTCTGTGTGGGTAAGTTGGTGTTTAATGAGTATACTCTTCCGTGTGAAACTTTTCCCGCATTCTGTACAAGTATGTTGCCTTGTACCTGTGTGATTTTGCAGATGTAGAGTGAGGGAAGGTTTCcatttaaaacatttcccgcactctgaacacaaGAAAGGCTTCTCGCCTGAGTGAACAGTAAGATGACTATTGAGATTTCTTTTCTGCTTGTAACCCTGTCCACATTCTGGGCAAGAAAATGGTCTCTCGCCGGTGTGAACTCTAAGATGGTCACTGAGATCTGCTTTTACTGCATAAGATTTCCCACACTCCGAACATGTATAGGGGAGCAACCCGGTGTGCACGGCTTGATGTCTAAGGACATGTGCCTTTCTTGAATAACATTTATCACATTCAGAACATCGAAATATCTTCTTGCGTCTGTGCTTTACAGTAGGTGATGTACCAGGACACGATTCTTCGGAGTCAGAAGGATCTTTGGATCCACTGTGAAAACTTGGGTGGTCCTCTGAGAGAACACTGTGTGAGCGATTAGTAGTTTTGTCAGGATCAGATGAATTCATTGATCTAGGATGAAGTCTGGAGTATATATTTGTAGAATATTGTTGGAGGTCTTCTGAGCTACGATCTGAAGATAAATTAACTGGTCCTTCTGAAGTATTTTGAACTTTATAGCCATTTGTTGGAAAGaaatggttattattattattattattattattattaataagacaataaaaaatataatatataaaatataaaaggtcTGGTGCTGCCAGTGACACCCCTCTATTCCTATAAATATACAACAAAACAGAATTTagccctgggactttaaatgaggtggacTTTGATGGCCACTTTATATAGAGTAAAcatattttataaattttataaAAGGTAACAGGGTAATCATCTTACACAAAGAGCATTAAAAAATgccatgtctgtctgtccacctgcaaggtgattaatgtggccagtctctgggtggagaccaaacctgatttaagccagcaaagcctgcaatctcagtatctcctcctcattcgttgggaacatgacattatattgaggaatggagagggacctttcatatggtttactgtatctcctcctcatttgttgggaacatgacattatattgaggaatggagatggacctttcatatggtttactgtatctcctcctcatttgttgggacgATTAGGTGTTGGGGACAGTACATTAATGACATTCCTATGGACAGCAAATCCGAATTGTGTTATCATTATACTGAAGGACATTCActatgttttctgtcatagcacAGGGCATACAATGTGAAATTGTGTAACAGATAAAGTAATAGAAAACATAATTTTATAATGGCGTGTCACATAAAATTTCCAGTCAAATTACCATATGTATGAATATTTTTCCaaagattttaaaataaaataacatagtACCAGTGGAATGATTTAAAATGACTCAAAGTGGGCAAAGGGAAGTTGGTTTTGATTTCAGTTAAAACTGGAGTTCCTTATTTTCTACCCACCATTAGCAACCGAGTTTCCTCTTACCCAATAATGTTGACATTTGCCGATTCTCCACcttgacgtccttgtagagatccttgtgtccttctaaatactcccactcctccatggagaaatagacagtgacatcctgacaccttataggaacctgacacacacaatgatacagtcaccatccagacacatcccttgtctgttactggataatgtcccagaattcccggcaccactcacctctcctgtcagcagttcagtgatcttcttggtgacttctagaatcttctcaaCAGTTCCCTTAGTTATCAGGCAGTGAGGTGGAGGCACTGTAATGGGGGATGACTCATAAAGAAGGCTACTGGGTCTCCATTGCTGTTTGTTGTACGTCTCAGATGTCACAAAGTGAGATGACCCATTGGGACAGCTGGTTGTTTTCTGTTCACCAGATACCGACTTTAGCACTTCATAATTCTGCATAAAAAGGAGATGGTAAAAATGATTACTGTCTATGTTATCAGAATCCTccccacctctctggtcaggtctgagttttattaatagagataagagtgatgtcatgtgacctcctagAATattcctcacctctccggtcagcaggtaaaGGATCTCCAGCGTGAGATTCAGAATTATATAATTGAGGTGAGTGTTTTTCGTTTCTAGTTTCACATAATTCAGGATTTGGTGGTCctccgtcatgacgtccttgtagagatccttgtgtccttctaaatactcccactcctccatggagaaatagacagtgacatcctgacaccttataggaacctgacacacacaatgatacagtcaccatccagacacatcccttgtctgttactggataatgtcccagaattcccagcaccgctcacctctcctgtcagaaaCGCAATGATCTTCTGGATGGCATCTAGAATCTTTTTGACTTGTTCAGGTCCCAGGATGTCTAGTGAAGACACAGTGATGGGTCTCTGGATCCATCTCCAATCTTCTGACAAATGGGAAGAGGTATTCAAAGTGTCCTGCTCACTAGatgtcttcttcattactgtacaGTCCTGTTGGGcaagtttttttatatacactataattaccaaaagtattgggacatctgcctttacacgcacatgaactttaatggtatcccagtcttagtctataTGGTTCAatatggcccaccctttgcagctataacagtttcaactcttctgggaaggctgtcctgaaggtttaggagggtgtctatggaaatgtttgaccattcttccagaagcgcgtttgtgaggtcagacactaaagccctgtatacacgattggtttgtccgatgaaactagaccgatggaccgtgtgtgggccccatcggtttgttttccattggtgaaaaaaaatagaacacgttttaaatttttcctatggataaaaaaaacgatagaaaaaaacgatcgtctgtgtggaagtccataggtcaaaaatccacgcatgctcagaattaagtcgacacatgctcggaagcattgaacttttttctcagcacgtcgtagtgttttacatcaccgcgttttggcacggttggatttttgactgatggtgtgtaggcaagactgatgaaagtcagcttcatcggatatccgaagaaaaaatctatcggattagattccatcagatatccgatcgtgtgtacagggctttatccatcccaaaggtgttctattggttgAGTTCAGGAatctctgcaggccagtcaagttcctaaaccccaaactcgctcatccatgtctttgtggaccttgctttgtgcactggtgggcagtcatgttggaacaggaagggccaaccccaaactgttcccaataagttgggagcatgaaattgtcataaaatgtcttggaatgctcacgccttaagagttcccttcactggaactaaaggggtAATGaccaacctctgaaaaacaacccccacaccataatccccctccaccaaatgatttggtccagtgcacaaagcaaggtccataaaaacatggatgagcgagtttggggtggaggaacttgactgaccattactgagtcctgacctcaacccaatagaacaccttcagGATGAattagactgcgagccaggccttttagTCCAACATCAGTCATAAAAAAAGATAATAAGGTCCTAAGATGCATTATCGCAAGgcaatttattaataaaaacagtcTAAAAGATAATCACAAACGTGGAGAATGATTGCTTGTAAAAGCCTATTTGTGGCAATCATTCCTGGAAcatctccagtcaggtctgtgttttattaataaagataagagtgatgtcatgtgacctcccagaatcctcctcacctctccggtcaggtctgtgttttattaataaagataa
Proteins encoded in this window:
- the LOC120909460 gene encoding gastrula zinc finger protein XlCGF26.1-like; its protein translation is MEEWEYLEGHKDLYKDVKVENRQMSTLLVQNTSEGPVNLSSDRSSEDLQQYSTNIYSRLHPRSMNSSDPDKTTNRSHSVLSEDHPSFHSGSKDPSDSEESCPGTSPTVKHRRKKIFRCSECDKCYSRKAHVLRHQAVHTGLLPYTCSECGKSYAVKADLSDHLRVHTGERPFSCPECGQGYKQKRNLNSHLTVHSGEKPFLCSECGKCFKWKPSLTLHLQNHTGTRQHTCTECGKSFTRKSILIKHQLTHTDERPFCCTECGKDFKQKFSLDQHWKLHINHFSCSVCQLMFESRREFYKHCKEHRTHRRKKVFSCSECEKCFGNKSQLVNHLRVHTGEKPFSCPECEKCFKEKGSLRFHLKLHSAEKTFSCSECGKTFKTKEYLVKHQRIHTSEHTYTCSECGKAFRSKSYFSQHQRLHTGETFACSDCEKVFITKSLLAKHQRIHTGETPYDCSKCEQSFVTKSKLIKHQSVHSG